From Numida meleagris isolate 19003 breed g44 Domestic line chromosome 4, NumMel1.0, whole genome shotgun sequence, the proteins below share one genomic window:
- the EDNRA gene encoding endothelin-1 receptor isoform X2: protein MITAIEIFSIWLLSFILAIPEAIGFTVVHFRYKDESYVTCMLNPTNKFMLFYKDAKVWWLFGFYFCMPLACTAIFYTLMTCEMLNRRNSNLRIALSEHLKQRREVAKTVFCLVVIFALCWFPLHLSRILKKMVYNERDPSRCELLSFLLPLDYISINLATMNSCINPIALYFVSKKFKNCFQSCLCCCCSQSKSLVTSVPMNGTSIQWKNQELNNHNTDRSSHKDSIN from the exons ATGATCACTGCTATTGAGATTTTCTCCATTTGGCTTCTGTCTTTTATACTGGCTATTCCAGAAGCCATTGGCTTTACTGTGGTACATTTCAGATACAAAGATGAAAGTTATGTTACCTGCATGCTCAACCCTACAAATAAATTTATGTTG TTTTACAAAGATGCAAAGGTTTGGTGGCTGTTTGGTTTCTATTTCTGCATGCCACTGGCATGTACCGCCATCTTCTATACACTAATGACTTGTGAAATgttaaacagaagaaacagcaacTTGAGAATCGCTCTCAGTGAACACCTTAAGCAG CGTCGAGAAGTTGCAAAGACAGTTTTCTGTTTAGTAGTGATATTTGCTCTTTGCTGGTTCCCTCTTCATTTGAGCcgaattttgaagaaaatggtaTACAATGAAAGAGATCCCAGCAGATGTGAACTGCTCAG TTTCTTGCTGCCATTGGATTATATCAGCATCAACCTGGCAACTATGAACTCCTGTATAAACCCTATAGCACTCTATTTTGTGAGTAAGaagtttaaaaactgttttcag tcatgtctttgttgctgctgctcccaATCAAAAAGTTTAGTGACTTCAGTGCCCATGAATGGAACAAGCATTCAGTGGAAAAATCAAGAATTAAACAATCACAACACAGATCGAAGCAGCCATAAAGATAGCATAAACTGA